One region of Mucilaginibacter sp. 14171R-50 genomic DNA includes:
- a CDS encoding LytTR family DNA-binding domain-containing protein encodes MKNLTCLVIDDERHAAELLTTYISKTPGLEAFGLYTDPLKALEVFAAGRGIPDMTFLDIDMPELSGIDLAGMIGGRSTVIFTTSYREYGPEAFEKNAADYLLKPISYERFLYCIQKIRQERPVRELNDYFFIKTDIKGKMLRINTTDIRYIESNGNYVQLFLAKEKVIAYLTLGEILAQLPQADFSRIHRSFVVAHAYIRSVEHGQVRLQDRADTLPVGEAYREAFLHKMEAALIVSKRKLL; translated from the coding sequence ATGAAAAACCTCACCTGCCTGGTTATCGATGATGAGCGGCATGCCGCGGAACTGCTGACCACTTATATCAGCAAGACGCCCGGCCTGGAAGCGTTTGGTTTATATACGGACCCGCTAAAGGCGCTGGAAGTGTTCGCAGCAGGCAGGGGCATACCGGATATGACCTTTCTCGATATCGACATGCCCGAACTTTCGGGGATCGACCTGGCGGGTATGATCGGCGGCCGGAGCACGGTTATCTTCACCACTTCTTACCGCGAGTACGGTCCGGAAGCCTTCGAAAAGAACGCCGCGGACTACCTGCTCAAACCCATCAGCTATGAACGCTTCCTCTATTGCATCCAGAAGATCCGGCAGGAACGCCCGGTAAGGGAACTCAATGACTATTTTTTTATAAAAACCGATATCAAGGGGAAAATGCTGCGGATCAATACCACGGACATCCGTTATATCGAAAGTAACGGCAATTATGTCCAGCTTTTTCTCGCCAAGGAAAAAGTGATTGCCTACCTCACGTTAGGCGAGATCCTGGCGCAGCTCCCGCAAGCGGATTTTTCCAGGATACACCGGTCCTTCGTTGTTGCGCACGCCTATATCCGGTCGGTCGAGCATGGCCAGGTGCGGCTGCAGGACCGGGCCGACACCTTGCCGGTCGGCGAGGCATACCGGGAAGCGTTCCTGCACAAGATGGAAGCGGCGCTGATCGTCAGTAAACGAAAACTACTTTAG
- a CDS encoding sensor histidine kinase, whose product MVNICVFYSALYLLNGTFERKERSFANVLLFLLLFLFFTLTKVALAIMLDPAPPSTFRQVLTSVGNLIAINTFRSIYFCALALLYWVAGNIASYRKKAAESEKKQLIALKDKAELEHRLSESRNAYLQQQLNPHLLFNSLSFIYSSVYAHSEDASRCVLLLSDIMRYSLDSTSADGKIPLADELQQIGNLVELNRYRFHQNLYLHTAIEVGTDDLRIIPLVLLTLTENLFKHGHLTDRSSPALLEIDVNASGQLRYHARNRKAVKSSVPRRGGLGLRNTRTRLEHTYGDHYKLEVKEDQDFFELTLTIPL is encoded by the coding sequence ATGGTAAATATCTGCGTATTTTACAGTGCCCTTTACTTGTTGAATGGAACATTTGAGAGAAAAGAGCGGTCTTTCGCGAATGTGCTGCTATTCCTCCTTTTGTTTCTTTTCTTTACCCTGACAAAAGTGGCCCTGGCCATAATGCTGGATCCTGCACCACCGTCAACATTTCGCCAAGTGCTGACGAGTGTCGGCAACCTGATCGCTATTAACACCTTTAGGAGTATTTATTTCTGCGCACTCGCTTTGCTTTACTGGGTGGCGGGCAATATCGCCAGCTACCGGAAAAAAGCTGCTGAATCCGAAAAAAAGCAACTGATCGCCTTAAAAGATAAAGCAGAATTGGAGCACCGGTTGTCCGAAAGCCGGAACGCCTACCTGCAGCAGCAGCTCAACCCGCATCTGCTGTTCAATTCCCTGAGCTTTATCTATAGTTCCGTTTACGCCCATTCTGAAGATGCTTCGCGGTGTGTGCTGCTGCTTTCCGATATCATGCGTTACAGCCTGGACAGCACCAGCGCCGACGGTAAGATACCACTTGCAGATGAACTGCAGCAAATCGGCAACCTGGTCGAGCTGAACCGCTACCGTTTCCACCAGAACTTGTACCTGCATACCGCTATTGAAGTAGGAACGGATGACCTGCGCATTATACCGCTGGTCTTGCTTACGCTAACGGAGAACCTGTTCAAGCACGGTCACCTGACGGACAGGTCTTCTCCCGCCCTGCTCGAGATTGACGTAAATGCAAGCGGCCAGCTCCGCTACCATGCGCGCAACCGGAAGGCAGTGAAAAGCAGCGTCCCCCGGCGCGGTGGCCTGGGCCTCCGGAACACCCGGACACGCCTGGAGCATACCTATGGCGATCATTACAAGCTGGAAGTAAAGGAAGACCAGGATTTTTTTGAACTCACGTTAACAATACCCTTATGA
- a CDS encoding lantibiotic dehydratase yields the protein MNACPNYRLLPWLFLRAPFYSYAAYDLGRMPEVLARAEFRNAVFLASPVFYGLLERKGFDWDRLSEKERHTLRKYYNRMAFRPTPFGSFSTFTLVEWGEGDRVKLAADSGVRLHLQPDEGLRQGGTGTAAIAAAGELLRVNPMLYRLGGHYRYIRSVYGPSGKCCFFLDSVEADPFYNNIFRWFANAPVAAEKVVCWMMRQSGCTELEAADHLSFLIREQLLYASGRGSVTGGQFIAMGPPGFWERAALANLPDPYSLPALSAELSGSLSSDSGFFYAAAERPLISGGPPEIDRADLERAVRLLQRLASPGIPDALRQFKEAFRARFDRQKVPLLLAVDPDAGIAYENMAGTAGRGDTLQGVRFPHVRQRGAALPWTGLHRLLLDHWKNGGRDAYAPVELTEEGLEAAGLQPATDIGFANTVAILFRQCAEGILLEQSGGPAGAALTGRFSVFSEASASLCREIAALECAANPDVLFADIALFSDKHVDNINRRKHIYPYEIPLNVFSASAGEAQLPPGDLLISLLGDELVLESARLGKRVVPRLASAYNYKNNELGLFRLLCDVQYQGLNAGLSLDPERVFPGMAFYPRICFGRVILSAAKWRFKAADLLPLFDGKEQAVDRFRKKHHLPRWVSTGSYDQQLVFDLSDRRDAAFFLDCAAGLKEMTLLEYLSPVKEVTAGHRPLAAQYIGFLYHERSVYKPLEAWRPKTERAVKRVFPPGSDWLYLKLYCTPLTADRILGEVIGPLLEKSADLIICWFFIRYTDPGYHLRLRFKVKKRDGGKMLADLCDALAKTGHDRLVHALQADTYNRELERYGARLIERVEQVFWRGSELVLKSLLSAGRGNGPSEFDIAFATALDMVFIMAGREWAAGFAGEVSDRFLAEYKADKALRISLDGKYRQLQAGLHEVLGARRADEDLMGALRQIAGAAARNADGRRQLTADLVHMQLNRTFSTEGRKQELVVWYCLSKYLRSLKARQRD from the coding sequence ATGAATGCCTGTCCGAATTACCGGCTGCTGCCCTGGCTTTTTTTAAGGGCGCCGTTCTACAGTTACGCGGCCTATGATCTCGGGCGGATGCCGGAGGTGCTGGCGCGTGCGGAATTTCGTAACGCGGTGTTCCTGGCCAGCCCGGTGTTCTACGGCCTGCTGGAACGTAAAGGGTTTGACTGGGACCGTTTATCGGAAAAAGAGCGGCATACGCTGCGCAAATATTATAACCGGATGGCTTTCCGCCCGACGCCCTTCGGCAGCTTTTCGACCTTTACCCTGGTGGAGTGGGGGGAGGGCGATCGCGTAAAGCTGGCGGCGGACAGCGGGGTACGGTTGCACCTGCAGCCGGATGAAGGGCTGCGCCAGGGAGGAACCGGGACAGCGGCAATTGCTGCCGCCGGAGAGCTGCTCCGGGTAAACCCGATGCTTTACCGCCTTGGCGGTCACTACCGGTATATCCGCTCGGTATACGGGCCCAGCGGCAAATGCTGCTTCTTTCTCGATAGTGTGGAGGCTGATCCGTTCTATAACAACATCTTCAGGTGGTTTGCAAATGCGCCGGTGGCCGCAGAAAAAGTTGTTTGCTGGATGATGCGGCAGAGCGGTTGTACGGAGCTTGAGGCTGCGGACCACCTTTCCTTTTTGATCAGAGAACAGCTCTTGTACGCATCGGGACGGGGTTCGGTGACCGGCGGGCAATTTATAGCAATGGGGCCGCCCGGATTTTGGGAGCGTGCCGCATTGGCGAACCTGCCGGACCCCTATTCGCTTCCCGCATTGTCGGCGGAGTTGAGCGGAAGCCTATCTTCAGACAGTGGTTTTTTTTATGCCGCGGCCGAGCGGCCTTTGATCTCGGGCGGGCCCCCGGAAATCGATAGAGCAGACCTGGAACGCGCAGTGCGCCTGCTGCAGCGGTTGGCGTCGCCCGGCATCCCGGATGCGCTGAGGCAGTTTAAAGAGGCGTTCCGGGCCAGGTTTGACCGGCAAAAGGTGCCCTTGCTGCTGGCGGTAGACCCGGACGCGGGCATTGCCTATGAAAATATGGCGGGGACGGCGGGAAGAGGGGACACGCTCCAGGGCGTCCGCTTTCCGCACGTGAGGCAGCGGGGAGCCGCGCTCCCGTGGACGGGCTTGCACCGCCTCTTGCTGGATCACTGGAAAAATGGCGGCCGGGACGCCTATGCGCCTGTAGAGCTGACGGAGGAGGGCCTGGAGGCGGCGGGATTGCAGCCGGCGACGGATATCGGCTTTGCCAATACGGTGGCGATCCTTTTCCGCCAGTGCGCGGAAGGTATCTTGCTGGAACAGTCGGGCGGGCCGGCAGGCGCCGCCCTTACGGGCCGTTTTTCAGTTTTTAGCGAGGCGTCAGCGAGCCTTTGCCGGGAGATCGCCGCGCTGGAATGCGCGGCCAATCCGGATGTGCTGTTCGCGGATATCGCGCTATTTTCGGACAAACATGTGGACAATATCAACCGGAGGAAGCACATTTATCCCTATGAGATCCCGCTGAATGTTTTTTCAGCATCTGCCGGCGAGGCGCAGCTGCCGCCGGGCGATCTGCTGATTTCATTACTGGGGGATGAACTGGTCCTGGAGTCGGCGCGTCTTGGTAAGCGGGTGGTGCCGCGGCTGGCGAGCGCGTACAATTATAAAAATAACGAACTGGGGCTCTTCCGGCTGCTCTGCGACGTGCAATACCAGGGGCTGAACGCAGGACTTTCCCTGGATCCTGAACGCGTCTTCCCGGGCATGGCGTTCTATCCCCGGATTTGCTTTGGGCGCGTGATCCTCAGCGCAGCGAAATGGAGATTTAAGGCAGCGGACCTTTTGCCGTTATTCGATGGAAAGGAACAGGCTGTAGATCGTTTCCGCAAAAAACACCATTTGCCGCGATGGGTAAGTACGGGCAGCTATGACCAGCAACTGGTGTTTGATCTGTCTGACCGCCGGGATGCGGCGTTCTTTCTCGATTGCGCAGCCGGCTTAAAGGAGATGACGCTGCTGGAATACCTTTCGCCCGTCAAGGAAGTAACCGCCGGCCACCGGCCGCTGGCGGCACAATACATCGGTTTTTTGTATCATGAACGTTCTGTTTACAAGCCGCTGGAAGCATGGCGGCCGAAAACGGAAAGGGCCGTTAAAAGAGTATTCCCGCCGGGCAGTGACTGGCTGTACCTGAAGCTTTACTGCACGCCGCTTACCGCTGACCGCATTTTGGGCGAAGTGATCGGTCCGCTACTGGAGAAATCCGCGGATTTGATCATTTGCTGGTTCTTTATCCGGTACACCGACCCGGGATATCACCTGCGCCTGCGGTTTAAGGTGAAGAAGCGCGACGGTGGCAAGATGCTGGCGGACCTTTGCGATGCGCTGGCAAAAACGGGGCATGACCGCCTTGTTCATGCCTTGCAGGCTGACACCTACAACCGGGAGTTGGAACGGTATGGCGCCAGGCTTATCGAACGGGTTGAACAGGTTTTCTGGCGAGGCAGCGAGCTGGTGTTGAAAAGCCTGTTATCCGCGGGACGCGGGAACGGTCCAAGTGAATTCGATATTGCTTTTGCCACAGCATTGGACATGGTTTTCATCATGGCCGGGAGAGAATGGGCGGCCGGTTTTGCGGGGGAGGTTTCTGACCGGTTCCTCGCGGAATATAAAGCGGATAAGGCGCTGCGGATCAGCCTGGACGGCAAATATCGACAATTGCAGGCGGGGTTACACGAAGTGCTGGGTGCCCGGCGGGCAGATGAGGACCTTATGGGCGCATTGCGCCAGATTGCCGGGGCGGCTGCCAGGAACGCAGACGGACGTCGCCAGCTAACCGCCGACCTGGTGCACATGCAGTTGAACCGGACGTTCAGTACAGAGGGACGGAAACAGGAGTTGGTGGTCTGGTACTGCCTGTCTAAATACCTGCGTTCTTTGAAAGCGAGACAAAGGGACTAA